In the Prochlorococcus marinus str. MIT 9312 genome, TCATTCAATATCTTCCTCAGGGTAAAACTTATATTGGACAAATTAAATTAGGGATAAGAACTAACACTGATGATATTCATGGAGAAATAATTAATCAAAAATGTTGGCCTAAAATCAGTGATGAGAAATTAGATCAATATTTAAATAAATTCAGAGGATTAATTAAACAAATTCCGCCAAAAGTATCTAGTGTTCATGTTAATGGTGAGAGAGCTTATAAAAAATCTTTTAATAATGAAAATTTTGAATTAGCACCCAGAGAAGTAAAAATAGACGAACTCATTTTAATGAAATGGGACCAAATAAACGGAATCATAGAACTAAAAATCAATTGTTCTGCTGGTACATATATAAGGGCAATTGCAAGAGATTTAGGTGAAATTCTTAATTCCGAGGGGTGCCTTCTACAGCTAAAAAGAATTTCAGCTTGTGGATTTCATGAAAAAAACTCTATAAAAATATCTGATATTAAAAAAGGAATAGACCAAAAAAATGCGTCAAATTTTATTATTCCAACAATTTCTGCTCTTAATCACATTTCAACATTAATCTTAAATAAAGAAGAAGATATCAATTTTTGGCAAACTGGAAGAGCAATTAAATTTGATATTAATTACTTTAATGAAGGTAACAATTTTGATAATAAAAAACCCATAAAGGTAGTAGATAAAAGAAAAATGCTACTCGGGATTGGCTTCTTAAATAAAGAACTAACTAATATAAACCCAAAATTAGTCCTTAATGCAAAATAATTTTTATAGATAATCTTTTTTAAAAGGTTTAATCTGCACACCCCTGTAGTAATGCTTTAATATTTTTTCAGCTTTTTGGCCTTTAGATGCCATATATTTAGAACCCCACTGACTCATTCCTACTCCGTGTCCAGATCCCTGTCCTAAAACTATTAAACCTTTTTTCATAGGGAATTTATTATTTAGTTCTTCCTCAAAAAATTTAAATCTTACGAAATTACTATTAAGTCCTAATTTTTTTCTTAAATCTACACCAGACATTTGATCAGAACCATAAGCTCCAAAAAGTTTTACATTTTTTACCCTGCCTGTACTAGTAATATCTAGAATCTCTATATTTTTTATACCTCCAATCTTGGGAAATAAATTTGTTAATTCTTTGTTTGAAAATTTTTTTTGCCATCTAAATTTTGGGTTCTTTTTATCAAAATCTTTCACACTTGTTAAATATGGATATTTATTC is a window encoding:
- the truB gene encoding tRNA pseudouridine(55) synthase TruB; translation: MENKDGFLVINKDKGCTSHDCVKQIRKLLNTRKVGHTGTLDPEVIGTLPIAIGSATRFIQYLPQGKTYIGQIKLGIRTNTDDIHGEIINQKCWPKISDEKLDQYLNKFRGLIKQIPPKVSSVHVNGERAYKKSFNNENFELAPREVKIDELILMKWDQINGIIELKINCSAGTYIRAIARDLGEILNSEGCLLQLKRISACGFHEKNSIKISDIKKGIDQKNASNFIIPTISALNHISTLILNKEEDINFWQTGRAIKFDINYFNEGNNFDNKKPIKVVDKRKMLLGIGFLNKELTNINPKLVLNAK